In Pelodictyon luteolum DSM 273, the genomic stretch TCATTGCCGACCTGAGTGAACTTGAAGTGAGGCTGAATGCGCCTCCAGAAGAGGACTATTAGGAGAGGGGAGCAGAGGCTTTTCCTGTCAAACCGGCTCCCGGACCTCAGCGGGCCCGGGTCGATTTCTCTCCTTGCGGTCAGCCGCTTAGACTGATTCCACGCGGACGATTTCCGGAATGGCTTTCTTGATGGCCTGCTCGACGCCCGCCCGAAGGGTCAGGGTGCTCATGGGGCAGCTGCCGCATGCTCCAAGCAGTTTCACATCCACAACCATATCCTTGGTGATGCCGACAAGCTGGCAGTCCCCGCCGTCAACCTGGAGGTAGGGGCGTACGGTTTCAAGTGCGGCGATCACACGGTCGTAGAGTGCATCGCTGTTAGGCAGGTAGTCTTTGCTTGTGCTCATGGCATACATCTTTTAGTAATTGGAAATACAGGTGAACCTCCTCGGAGGAACAGGGTAATATCTACCCCGGTTCTCAAAAAAACAACTCTAAACCGTTTCATCGTTCCCGCATCCGCATCCGCTGCCGCAACCGGTGTTCTCGTCCCTCGATGAGGCGTTGGTGATGGATATCCTGCGGGCGGTTTCCATGGCGGTTGCCTTCAGAGCTTTGGCTGATGTGGAGTTGGGTTTACCTATGACATAGGGCACGCCGCTGTCGCTTCCTTCTCCCACGCCGCGTTCAATCGGAATGGCACCGAGGAATGAGAGTCCCTGGGCTTTGGCGAAGCGCTCACCGCCTTTCTGGCCGAAGATGTAGTCTCTTGAACCGTCCGGCAGCTCGTACCAGCTCATGTTCTCCACAAGGCCGAGGATGGGGACATTGACCTTGTGGAACATGCTGACTGCTTTGGATACATCGGCAAGTGCTACATCCTGCGGGGTGGTGACGATGAGGGCGCCGGTGACGGGGACGGTCTGCACGAGTGTCAGCTGAATATCTCCGGTTCCGGGAGGAAGGTCGAAGACCAGATAGTCGAGCTCGCCCCAGTCGACGTCGGTGATGAACTGTTTGATGGCGCTGGAAGCCATGGGCCCGCGCCAGATGACGGCGGTGTCGGTTTCGATGAGGAAGCCGATCGACATCAGCTTTACTCCGTATTTTTCAAGCGGCTGTATTTTTTTGCCGGACATTTCAGGCTTCTCCGAGTGGAGCCCGAACATGGTGGGAATGCTTGGTCCATAGAGGTCGGCATCGATGAGTCCGACCTTCGCACCGCTTTCTGCAAGGCTGACGGCAAGGTTGACGGCGATGGTCGATTTGCCAACGCCGCCCTTTCCAGATGCGACGGCGATGATGTTCTTCACGCCCTGGAGCGGCTGGTCATGCCCGCCGCACTGCCCGCTTGAGCACTGGTGACCGTTTTCATGGCTGTGCCCGTCTCCGGGCTGGTGGCCGTGGCTGCAGCTGGAAGCGGAGGTCACCGTTGCCTCCATGCTTACCTTAACCGTTCCGACTCCGGGTACAGCGGCCTTTACCGCTTTGACGCAGGCCGTTTTTATCTCTTCTTTCAGGGGGCATGCCGGTGTGGTGAGCACCACGCTGAACGACACATCGCCGGCATCGCTGACGGCTACGTCGCGGATCATGCCGAGTGTTACAAGGTCTTTTTTGAGGTCGGGTTCCTGCACGGTTGAGAGTGCATGGAGAATCTGCTGCTGGTCTATTGCGGGCATGGCTATTTCCGGTGGGTTAAATGATTGCGGCGTTCACTTCTGCATGAAGCGAAGTGAGATTGTGACGCCCTCTAAACTGAACTTCTCTCGCAGCTTGTTTTCAAGGAATTTCCTGAAATTGGTCTGGACAAGCTCCGGATTATTGCAGAAAAATGCAAATACCGGCCACGGCGCCTCGATCTGGGTCATGTACTTGATCTTCAGCTCCTTGCCTGTCCGGGTGGAGGGGTGGTTTGCGGCAAGCGCCTCTTCGAGGAAACGGTTGAGGGCACTTGTGCTGATTTTCCTCGAGCGGTTCTGGCTGATCTCTTTTGCGGTGTCGATGGCGCGGTAGAGGTTCTTTTTCGTGAGGGCCGAGGTGAAGATGACGGGAATGTATGAGAGGTTCCCCATGTGCGAGCGGAGGCTCTCTTCGTACTGTTTGCTCGTCTTTGAGTCCTTTTCGACGAGATCCCACTTGTTGACGAGGAGGAGGACGCCGCGTTTGCGCTCGGCGGCGATGTTGATGATCTTCAGGTCCTGCTTCTCGATGCCCGGCGTGGCGTCGAGCATGACGATGGCCACTTCACAGCGCTCGATGGCACGTTCGCTGCGCAGCGAGCTGTAATATTCAATGCCGGCGCTGATCTTGGTCCGCTTGCGCAGGCCTGCCGTATCGATCAGCATGAACTCCTGCTGTTTGCGGGTGAAACGGGTGTCGATGGCGTCGCGCGTGGTGCCGGGAATGCTGGATACGATCTGGCGGTTGCTGCCGAGGAGGGCATTGACGAAGCTGGATTTGCCGACATTCGGGCGGCCGATGACGGCAAGCCTTATCGCACCGTCCTCTTCCGGGGGGCCATCGGACTCGGGGAAGGTGAGGAGGATCTCGTCGAGCAGGTCGGCTACGCCGCTGCCGTCACGTGCCGATATAGCCCAGGGCTCGGTAAACCCTGTGCTGACGAATGAAGCCGCCTCGATGGCGAGCTGCGGCGACTCCGCCTTGTTGACTGCAAGGAAGATCGGCTTATCGGAAAAGTCCCTTTTAAGGATCTTCGCGAGTTCAAGGTCGTCGTAGGAGACGCCAGAGCGCACATCGGCGAGAAAAATGATGATGTCGGCGTCCTGGATGGCCATCATGGTCTGTTCGAGCATGGCCGTGCTGATGACGCCGTCCTCAGGAGCGTACCCGCCGGTATCCATCAGGCGGAACTCGCGGCCCTGCCAGTGCCCTTCTGCGATGTGGCGGTCGCGGGTGACTCCGGGCGTGGGGTCGACGATTGCGGCCTTCTCTCGGAGGATTCGGTTGAAGAGGGTTGATTTGCCGACATTGGGTCGGCCGACCAGAGCGATTAAAGGCTTCATCTAGGGCGTGCTGCTAAGGGTTCGTCCCCCCCGGAGTTCCTGTGAAAAGGAGAACGGTATAATTTGTAGAATTAAGTGAAATAATTTACATTGATAAACTTTATTTTTCGGAAAAGTCCTGTTAAAACCATTGTACACACAGCATGAGCAAGACGCTAAGTTTTAAAACATATTCGGCGAAGCCTGCCGATGTCGAACGGAAGTGGTATGTCATAGATGCCGAAGGCCAGGTTCTGGGCAGGATGGCGGCTGAAATCGCCAGAGTTCTCAGGGGCAAACACAAACCCCAGTTCACGCCGCACGTCGATACCGGTGACTTCATCGTGGTCACCAATGCAGAGAAAGTCGCTCTCAGCGGAAACAAAGAGAATCTGAAGACCTACTTCTCTCACTCGCACTACCCGGGTGGCGTCAGGGTCGACTCCGTGAAAGACCTGCTCCGCAAGAAGCCGGAAAAGATCATCGAGCACGCCGTATGGGGCATGCTTCCGCACAACAATCTCGGCCGCCAGCTCTTCAGGAAACTGAAGGTCTACGCAGGCACTCAGCATCCGCATGAGGCCCAGGCTCCGACTGAAATGAAAATACACTAAACAATAAAGCGAGAGGGAATGAAAGAGGTTATCGATACCGTTGGACGCCGCAAAACCTCCGTTGCACGGGTTTTCATGACTCCGGGCAAGGGCAGGGTCATCATCAACAAGCTGCCGGTCGAAGAATATTTCAGGGACGAGGTCAAGCGTCTGCATGCACTCCGTCCGCTGGTGCTTACCGAGAAGACTGAAGACTTCGATATCAAGGTCAACGTGAAAGGCGGCGGACTCAGCGGCCAGTCGGGAGCTGTCAGCCTCGGCATTGCCCGTGCCCTCACCGAGTTCGACGAAGCTGCCCGTGCTGTCCTGAAGCAGGAACGCCTCCTCACCAGGGATCCCCGCATGGTGGAGCGCAAGAAGTTCGGCCGCAAAAAAGCGCGCAAGAGCTTCCAGTTCTCCAAACGTTGATATTTCCAGATCACTTTTTTCCGTACAACATCCCACATACCGCGCCGTTCCGGGGGCCTTCCCCGGATGGAGCATTCCGGCAGTGTCCGGCGCTGTTGCGCCGGGTTCCGGCATACGGGCAGCGGTAGAGGCAACAACTAAACACAAGGACACGACACAA encodes the following:
- a CDS encoding Mrp/NBP35 family ATP-binding protein — protein: MPAIDQQQILHALSTVQEPDLKKDLVTLGMIRDVAVSDAGDVSFSVVLTTPACPLKEEIKTACVKAVKAAVPGVGTVKVSMEATVTSASSCSHGHQPGDGHSHENGHQCSSGQCGGHDQPLQGVKNIIAVASGKGGVGKSTIAVNLAVSLAESGAKVGLIDADLYGPSIPTMFGLHSEKPEMSGKKIQPLEKYGVKLMSIGFLIETDTAVIWRGPMASSAIKQFITDVDWGELDYLVFDLPPGTGDIQLTLVQTVPVTGALIVTTPQDVALADVSKAVSMFHKVNVPILGLVENMSWYELPDGSRDYIFGQKGGERFAKAQGLSFLGAIPIERGVGEGSDSGVPYVIGKPNSTSAKALKATAMETARRISITNASSRDENTGCGSGCGCGNDETV
- the rplM gene encoding 50S ribosomal protein L13, which encodes MSKTLSFKTYSAKPADVERKWYVIDAEGQVLGRMAAEIARVLRGKHKPQFTPHVDTGDFIVVTNAEKVALSGNKENLKTYFSHSHYPGGVRVDSVKDLLRKKPEKIIEHAVWGMLPHNNLGRQLFRKLKVYAGTQHPHEAQAPTEMKIH
- the der gene encoding ribosome biogenesis GTPase Der, translating into MKPLIALVGRPNVGKSTLFNRILREKAAIVDPTPGVTRDRHIAEGHWQGREFRLMDTGGYAPEDGVISTAMLEQTMMAIQDADIIIFLADVRSGVSYDDLELAKILKRDFSDKPIFLAVNKAESPQLAIEAASFVSTGFTEPWAISARDGSGVADLLDEILLTFPESDGPPEEDGAIRLAVIGRPNVGKSSFVNALLGSNRQIVSSIPGTTRDAIDTRFTRKQQEFMLIDTAGLRKRTKISAGIEYYSSLRSERAIERCEVAIVMLDATPGIEKQDLKIINIAAERKRGVLLLVNKWDLVEKDSKTSKQYEESLRSHMGNLSYIPVIFTSALTKKNLYRAIDTAKEISQNRSRKISTSALNRFLEEALAANHPSTRTGKELKIKYMTQIEAPWPVFAFFCNNPELVQTNFRKFLENKLREKFSLEGVTISLRFMQK
- a CDS encoding NifU family protein gives rise to the protein MSTSKDYLPNSDALYDRVIAALETVRPYLQVDGGDCQLVGITKDMVVDVKLLGACGSCPMSTLTLRAGVEQAIKKAIPEIVRVESV
- the rpsI gene encoding 30S ribosomal protein S9: MKEVIDTVGRRKTSVARVFMTPGKGRVIINKLPVEEYFRDEVKRLHALRPLVLTEKTEDFDIKVNVKGGGLSGQSGAVSLGIARALTEFDEAARAVLKQERLLTRDPRMVERKKFGRKKARKSFQFSKR